The following proteins are encoded in a genomic region of Fibrobacter sp.:
- the fliI gene encoding flagellar protein export ATPase FliI, with protein sequence MNLQLRIQPYLNAVTNAEPIRVHGKIAEVIGLLIESTGPAASVGDLCLIEKNGEEVGRAEVVGFRRDRTLLMPLGPIEGIHAGLTVEGTKRPLMVGAGRQLLGRVLDGLGNPLDGKGAIKAECYRSIFSSIPNPLQRKRISQPFHTGIRAIDSLITIGKGQRMGIFAGSGVGKSVLLGMMARNCRADVNVIALIGERGREVREFLERDLGEEGLARSVVVTATSDQPALIRIKGAMIAASIAEYFRDLGKDVLLLVDSVTRLAMAQREIGLAIGEPPATKGYTPSVFSMLPQFLERAGTSEKGSITGLFTVLVEGDDMDEPIADAARSILDGHIVLSRKLAHKNHFPAIDVLESISRCMPDVISGAQSKISTMVKDYMAAYRENEDLIQIGAYAAGSSERVDKAIKLNGPLNEFLRQDRNEKSEFEESNRNLIELVRAVGIS encoded by the coding sequence ATGAATCTTCAGTTAAGAATCCAGCCTTATTTAAATGCCGTTACCAATGCGGAACCGATCAGGGTGCATGGAAAGATTGCAGAGGTGATCGGTCTTCTTATAGAGTCGACCGGTCCTGCTGCATCGGTGGGAGATCTGTGTCTTATCGAGAAGAACGGGGAAGAGGTGGGCCGGGCAGAGGTGGTTGGTTTTCGCCGGGACCGTACACTTCTGATGCCCCTGGGGCCTATCGAGGGAATTCATGCTGGATTGACAGTTGAGGGAACCAAGCGTCCTCTGATGGTGGGGGCGGGGCGTCAATTGCTGGGAAGGGTGCTCGATGGGCTTGGAAATCCTCTTGATGGAAAAGGAGCGATAAAGGCTGAGTGTTATCGTTCGATCTTCTCCTCTATTCCCAATCCACTTCAGCGAAAGAGAATCTCCCAGCCATTCCATACGGGTATCAGGGCCATAGATTCTCTTATTACGATCGGCAAAGGCCAGCGGATGGGGATCTTTGCAGGAAGCGGTGTGGGAAAAAGCGTGCTTCTTGGGATGATGGCCAGAAACTGCAGGGCAGATGTAAATGTTATCGCCCTGATAGGTGAGCGGGGAAGAGAGGTGCGGGAGTTTCTGGAGAGGGATCTTGGTGAGGAAGGGCTTGCCCGTTCGGTAGTGGTCACGGCTACATCGGATCAGCCTGCGCTGATCAGGATAAAGGGCGCCATGATTGCGGCCTCAATAGCGGAGTATTTCCGGGATCTTGGTAAAGATGTTCTTTTACTGGTAGATTCTGTGACCCGGCTTGCGATGGCACAGCGGGAGATTGGGCTTGCTATTGGAGAGCCACCTGCAACAAAGGGCTATACTCCATCTGTTTTCTCCATGCTTCCTCAGTTCCTGGAGCGTGCGGGGACATCTGAAAAGGGCTCCATTACCGGTCTTTTTACAGTGCTGGTGGAAGGAGACGACATGGATGAGCCCATAGCCGATGCTGCGCGAAGTATTCTTGATGGTCACATTGTTCTTTCGCGTAAACTGGCTCACAAAAATCATTTCCCTGCAATCGATGTTCTGGAGAGCATTTCCAGGTGCATGCCGGATGTGATAAGCGGAGCACAGTCCAAAATAAGTACTATGGTAAAGGACTACATGGCTGCTTACAGGGAAAATGAGGATCTGATTCAGATTGGAGCTTATGCTGCCGGAAGCAGTGAAAGAGTTGATAAGGCCATTAAATTGAACGGTCCTCTCAATGAATTTTTACGCCAGGATCGAAATGAGAAGTCTGAATTTGAGGAGAGCAACAGGAATCTTATTGAACTGGTCAGAGCTGTGGGGATAAGCTGA
- a CDS encoding archease, with amino-acid sequence MPYEYLEDITTSDAAFRAWGKTLEELFTAAFDATTNLMVEDIDSVGEKEIRSVKVEDNSEEMLLFQVLQELIYLKDAFRLLMRLKNVSIERRGESIVFEGMAVGEEIDDTRHNLAVDVKAVTLHHFQVKETGSGWEAVVVLDV; translated from the coding sequence ATGCCCTATGAATATCTGGAAGATATAACTACTTCTGATGCTGCATTCAGGGCCTGGGGAAAGACGTTGGAGGAGCTTTTCACGGCTGCTTTTGATGCTACCACAAACCTGATGGTGGAGGATATTGATTCTGTTGGAGAAAAAGAGATTCGCTCTGTGAAAGTCGAGGACAATTCTGAAGAGATGCTGCTTTTCCAGGTTCTTCAGGAGCTAATCTATTTAAAGGATGCCTTCCGGCTGTTGATGCGGCTCAAGAATGTTTCAATTGAGAGGCGCGGAGAATCGATTGTTTTTGAAGGAATGGCTGTTGGAGAGGAGATAGATGACACCAGGCATAATCTGGCAGTGGATGTAAAAGCTGTTACTCTGCACCATTTTCAGGTAAAGGAGACCGGTTCGGGGTGGGAGGCTGTTGTTGTGCTTGATGTTTAA
- a CDS encoding ferritin-like domain-containing protein, translating to MKTLKIWEELISLSRLEVDLLCCYGEAIPEISDPGIRAALENFRLDHSEHLESFLDEISRISRDMSFCLNQELDGTLPGVVRTLGGKECLEVLLENERYIGRRYEFLLGYSMEAELRAQIEENYEDELDHIEYLEEFVPGGSGFLMPGKLSVSAVPVSPIPITHRASQSG from the coding sequence ATGAAGACCCTGAAAATCTGGGAGGAACTGATTAGTTTAAGCAGGTTGGAGGTGGATTTACTTTGTTGTTATGGTGAAGCGATTCCGGAGATCAGTGACCCTGGAATAAGAGCGGCTCTTGAGAATTTCCGTCTGGATCACAGTGAACATCTTGAGAGCTTTTTAGATGAGATAAGCCGCATATCTCGGGATATGAGTTTTTGTCTGAACCAGGAGCTTGATGGGACATTGCCTGGGGTAGTGAGGACGTTGGGAGGGAAGGAGTGCCTGGAGGTTTTGCTTGAGAATGAGCGTTATATCGGGAGGAGGTATGAATTTTTACTGGGATATAGCATGGAAGCCGAATTACGAGCTCAAATAGAGGAAAACTATGAAGATGAGCTGGATCATATAGAGTATTTGGAAGAGTTTGTCCCGGGTGGATCAGGGTTTCTAATGCCTGGGAAGTTATCGGTGTCAGCAGTTCCGGTATCGCCGATTCCGATAACTCACCGTGCTTCTCAGTCAGGTTGA
- the fliJ gene encoding flagellar export protein FliJ yields MKKFRFRLDTLLDIRKRKEDEIKLRLAEKNRQYIEAQRKVNSIHDQLKELQNSERERRVSNESIMMLRHSVSYRFKLKEDLLQAGKKVDEIRGEMARVRKTLVTATRDRRAIELVKERRLAEWKKEYRTEEQSFVDDVSQQGFIRKVQSQKG; encoded by the coding sequence ATGAAAAAATTCAGGTTCCGTCTTGACACTCTTCTTGATATCCGTAAACGTAAGGAGGATGAGATAAAGCTGCGCCTCGCTGAGAAAAACCGTCAGTATATTGAGGCTCAGAGGAAAGTGAACAGTATCCATGACCAGTTGAAGGAACTTCAGAATTCCGAGAGGGAAAGGCGTGTATCAAATGAGAGTATAATGATGCTGCGTCATTCTGTCTCCTATCGTTTCAAGCTGAAAGAAGACTTGCTTCAGGCTGGAAAAAAGGTGGATGAAATAAGGGGGGAGATGGCCAGAGTCCGCAAGACGCTGGTTACAGCAACCAGGGACCGCCGGGCCATAGAGCTGGTGAAGGAACGCAGGCTTGCGGAATGGAAAAAGGAATATCGTACCGAGGAACAGAGTTTTGTAGATGATGTATCGCAGCAGGGGTTTATCAGAAAAGTGCAATCGCAGAAAGGCTGA
- a CDS encoding DUF2267 domain-containing protein codes for MHYDEFLQEVKKRAELADESAAAAIVDASLSTLGERLKSADRESLGAQLPKELKAVLHERQPGDLFNLEEYYNRVGARAGTGYKDAVGYSRVVMSVLGIAVTEGLLSQILSSLPGEYAELFGQKPLTPLSPSSLPE; via the coding sequence ATGCACTACGATGAATTTCTTCAGGAGGTTAAGAAAAGAGCGGAGCTTGCGGATGAATCGGCTGCGGCGGCGATAGTGGATGCCTCTTTGTCAACTCTGGGAGAGCGGCTGAAGTCTGCAGACAGGGAGAGCCTGGGTGCTCAGCTTCCAAAGGAACTGAAAGCGGTTTTACATGAGAGACAGCCCGGTGACCTGTTTAATCTTGAGGAGTATTACAACAGGGTCGGTGCAAGGGCAGGGACAGGGTATAAGGATGCTGTCGGGTACTCCAGGGTGGTGATGAGTGTTCTTGGTATAGCTGTTACAGAGGGTCTCCTGTCGCAGATTCTCTCATCTCTTCCCGGGGAGTATGCTGAGCTCTTTGGCCAGAAGCCCCTGACCCCTCTTTCCCCGTCATCACTTCCGGAATGA
- a CDS encoding BON domain-containing protein, translated as MAGNEEILRNVKAQLRSDTRIDESRVNVEVEDSRVILSGVVQNLAALNSAEDAARSVEGVRRVENRLKIEYPGFSRRITDEKVAESLRSALALDRNIYQDFVRVYVEEGMVTLRGSVDSFWGKERCAEIASEIDGVLQVINELTVVPTHNVSDDQIATEISDVLDRMNMLDLEAVTVKVEQGVVTLSGKVPHWNSYYSAEYAAKNTRGVKNVINELILA; from the coding sequence ATGGCAGGTAATGAGGAGATACTGCGCAATGTCAAGGCGCAGCTTCGATCCGACACAAGAATAGACGAGTCGCGTGTCAATGTGGAGGTGGAGGATAGCCGTGTGATCCTTAGCGGGGTTGTGCAAAATCTTGCTGCGTTGAATTCTGCTGAAGATGCAGCAAGGAGTGTTGAGGGAGTCAGGAGAGTAGAAAACAGGCTTAAAATAGAGTACCCCGGGTTCAGCAGGAGAATAACTGATGAAAAGGTCGCAGAGTCTCTCCGCAGTGCTTTAGCTCTTGACCGAAACATTTATCAGGATTTTGTGCGGGTGTATGTAGAGGAGGGGATGGTGACACTGAGGGGATCGGTTGATTCTTTCTGGGGAAAGGAGAGGTGCGCAGAGATTGCTTCGGAGATCGATGGAGTTCTTCAGGTAATAAATGAGCTTACAGTTGTTCCCACCCACAATGTTTCTGATGATCAGATTGCCACTGAGATCAGTGATGTTCTTGACAGGATGAATATGCTGGATCTGGAGGCGGTTACTGTGAAGGTTGAACAGGGGGTGGTCACTTTAAGCGGAAAGGTTCCGCACTGGAACTCTTACTACTCAGCAGAGTATGCTGCAAAAAACACCCGGGGAGTTAAAAATGTTATCAACGAACTTATCCTGGCATGA
- a CDS encoding flagellar biosynthesis anti-sigma factor FlgM has translation MNIQSVVSAYGAKPYEPSAKSGKKAAPENTTAVLEKEQVEFSDTSLNLQKMRNLIDDIPDVRIAKVEEIKLKIKYNGYPMETNLYKAVKHMVEQRIL, from the coding sequence ATGAATATCCAGTCTGTTGTTTCGGCTTACGGGGCCAAACCTTATGAACCCTCTGCCAAGAGCGGAAAAAAGGCAGCCCCGGAAAACACGACGGCTGTTCTTGAAAAGGAGCAGGTTGAGTTCTCTGATACTTCTCTCAACCTTCAGAAGATGCGCAATCTGATCGATGATATTCCTGATGTGCGCATCGCAAAAGTGGAAGAGATCAAGTTGAAGATCAAGTACAATGGTTACCCAATGGAAACCAACCTGTACAAAGCTGTTAAGCACATGGTCGAACAGCGGATCTTATGA
- a CDS encoding HD domain-containing protein — translation MDSKKDNSSVGTLPDLRELFLIEQQKNQELKNIIEIQQVQIKTYARQLSGIYQQSKLKRKQIIDTNHQLETYSSELRNTIANLKQAHHDLQDAYRDTIYRLVLASEYKDNDTGNHITRIGRYCMLLAEKLGFPSQEIENIGLASPMHDVGKIGIPDSIILKNGMLTDEEFSIIKTHTTIGAVILDNSKAAVLQSARLIALSHHEHWDGNGYPNKLAGENIPFNARIVALTDTFDALTSKRPYKEPYPIEVACEIIKKQRGKQFDPQIVDAFLNNLDELVEIKRSIDNEDPVIAQHKFIWSERDRKSAPMANA, via the coding sequence ATGGACTCTAAAAAAGACAACTCCTCAGTCGGCACTCTCCCCGATCTTCGTGAATTGTTCCTGATAGAACAGCAAAAAAACCAGGAGCTTAAAAACATAATCGAAATCCAGCAGGTGCAAATAAAAACATACGCACGCCAGCTAAGCGGAATCTATCAGCAGTCAAAGCTTAAACGTAAACAGATCATTGACACTAACCATCAACTGGAAACCTACTCCTCAGAGTTGCGCAACACTATCGCCAACCTCAAACAAGCACATCACGATCTTCAGGATGCCTACAGGGACACTATTTACAGACTGGTACTGGCATCAGAATACAAAGATAACGACACCGGAAACCACATCACCCGTATCGGCAGATACTGCATGCTGCTGGCGGAAAAACTTGGCTTCCCAAGCCAGGAGATTGAAAACATTGGCCTGGCTTCCCCCATGCACGATGTCGGCAAAATCGGCATCCCAGACAGTATCATTCTAAAAAACGGTATGCTTACAGATGAGGAGTTTTCAATCATTAAAACTCACACCACAATAGGGGCTGTTATTCTGGATAACTCCAAAGCTGCAGTGCTCCAGAGTGCCCGTCTGATCGCCCTCTCGCATCATGAACACTGGGATGGAAACGGATACCCGAATAAACTCGCAGGAGAAAACATTCCATTCAACGCCAGAATCGTGGCGCTCACAGATACTTTCGACGCACTCACGTCCAAACGGCCTTATAAAGAGCCATACCCTATTGAGGTGGCCTGCGAAATCATCAAAAAGCAACGGGGAAAACAATTCGACCCACAAATCGTGGATGCCTTCCTGAATAACCTTGATGAGTTAGTGGAAATAAAGCGAAGTATCGATAATGAGGACCCGGTAATCGCACAGCATAAGTTTATCTGGAGTGAACGGGACCGAAAATCTGCTCCCATGGCAAACGCGTAG
- a CDS encoding RtcB family protein, which translates to MTRPSQLQKITDTIWELPSGFKPGMRVPARIYATEKLIDEMDEGVFNQVANVAMLPGIVKYSLCMPDGHWGYGFPIGGVAAMDVDEGVISPGGIGFDINCGMRLVLTNLTYSEVQPRLGMLVDRLFKDVPSGVGSRGKIKVDKREFMRVAVEGARWCVKNGYGWQEDLQRTEENGCIEGAEPSRVSERAIERGIHQLGSLGSGNHYLEIQVVRPQHIFNQHIASLLGIRTEQVVVMFHCGSRGFGHQMATDYIRVFLNAMGKYKITAPDRELACAPFNSSEGQAYFEAMKCAINMSFANRQIILHQVRKAFSEIFGRSAEDLGMHQVYDVAHNTAKLETHVVDGVAKRLLVHRKGSTRAFGPGMEGVPEVYRETGQPVIIGGSMETGSYLLTGVSEGARSFYSTTHGSGRVMSRKAAKKLFRGKELQEKMAEKGIYTRTSSYSALAEEAGGAYKNIDEVVEAASLAQISRPIVRFSPIGNVKG; encoded by the coding sequence ATGACCCGTCCTTCCCAGCTTCAGAAGATTACCGACACCATTTGGGAACTTCCGTCCGGTTTTAAACCAGGCATGAGAGTCCCGGCCCGTATCTACGCGACAGAGAAGCTGATCGATGAGATGGATGAGGGTGTCTTCAACCAGGTCGCAAATGTTGCCATGCTTCCCGGCATAGTCAAATACTCCCTTTGTATGCCCGATGGGCATTGGGGGTATGGTTTTCCCATAGGGGGGGTGGCTGCGATGGATGTTGATGAAGGGGTGATCTCTCCCGGGGGAATAGGGTTCGATATTAATTGCGGGATGAGACTTGTGCTGACAAATCTTACTTACAGTGAGGTTCAACCGAGGCTTGGGATGCTTGTAGACCGGCTGTTTAAAGATGTGCCTTCGGGAGTAGGAAGCAGGGGGAAGATAAAGGTAGACAAGCGGGAGTTCATGAGAGTTGCGGTAGAGGGGGCAAGATGGTGTGTTAAGAACGGATATGGGTGGCAGGAGGATCTGCAAAGGACAGAAGAAAACGGTTGCATAGAGGGTGCGGAACCATCCAGGGTAAGTGAGAGGGCAATTGAGCGCGGAATTCATCAGCTTGGGAGTCTGGGATCTGGAAATCACTATCTGGAGATTCAGGTTGTCAGGCCTCAGCACATTTTTAACCAGCATATAGCTTCACTGCTTGGGATTCGAACAGAGCAGGTGGTAGTGATGTTTCATTGCGGGAGCCGTGGATTCGGGCATCAGATGGCAACCGATTACATACGGGTATTTCTCAATGCCATGGGCAAATACAAAATCACTGCTCCTGACAGGGAACTAGCCTGTGCACCATTCAATTCATCTGAAGGACAGGCCTATTTTGAGGCGATGAAATGTGCTATAAATATGTCTTTTGCCAATCGACAGATCATCCTTCATCAAGTCCGCAAAGCCTTCTCTGAGATTTTCGGAAGGAGTGCTGAGGATTTAGGAATGCATCAGGTATATGATGTTGCTCATAACACCGCCAAGCTGGAGACTCATGTGGTTGACGGAGTAGCAAAGAGGCTTCTGGTTCATAGAAAGGGTTCTACCAGGGCGTTTGGTCCCGGGATGGAGGGGGTACCGGAGGTGTACAGGGAAACCGGGCAGCCGGTCATAATAGGTGGAAGCATGGAGACTGGTTCTTATCTTTTGACCGGGGTTTCTGAGGGAGCCCGGAGTTTTTACTCCACAACACATGGGAGTGGTCGTGTGATGAGTCGTAAGGCAGCAAAGAAGCTTTTCAGGGGCAAAGAGCTTCAGGAGAAGATGGCAGAGAAGGGGATCTATACCAGAACCAGTTCCTATTCCGCACTGGCTGAAGAGGCCGGAGGTGCGTATAAAAATATCGATGAGGTGGTTGAGGCTGCCAGTCTGGCGCAGATAAGCCGCCCGATTGTGCGTTTCTCACCGATAGGAAATGTGAAAGGCTGA